The following proteins are encoded in a genomic region of Dialister hominis:
- a CDS encoding DMT family transporter translates to MSASAAKWLLASVIVARSSSFLFSKFILVSMNPFELLGLRFFLAFAFLLLVYRKRVMRTFSWDMVRKGAILGITLALGMAAEMLSLKETDVYLTAFLENMALAIVPFLTMAALRKLPSGKIIASVFIISVGAGFLTLKGGRPDITPGVIYGLLAALSYAFFIFLTEKYVKTLDPLSVGIWQMGFMGLFCAVSAVSVGTITVPEEGSTILYLLALVFLCSCFGFTFQPVAQKYMSAEDAGLFCALDPLFATLWSMIFLAEDPGMTGFIGAFLVIAGILLAEMSAESVKKVPGKLLLLARGKNG, encoded by the coding sequence ATGAGCGCGTCCGCAGCAAAGTGGCTCCTGGCATCTGTCATTGTGGCAAGGAGCTCGTCATTTCTGTTTTCCAAGTTCATACTGGTCAGCATGAATCCCTTCGAGCTCTTAGGGCTCCGTTTCTTTCTGGCCTTTGCTTTCCTTCTTCTTGTTTACAGGAAACGCGTCATGCGCACGTTTTCCTGGGACATGGTCAGGAAAGGGGCCATCCTTGGCATCACGCTGGCACTTGGCATGGCGGCGGAGATGCTGAGCCTTAAGGAAACGGACGTCTACCTGACAGCCTTCCTGGAAAATATGGCGCTTGCGATCGTGCCGTTCCTCACCATGGCGGCTTTGCGGAAGCTGCCGTCCGGAAAAATCATAGCGAGTGTCTTCATCATTTCCGTCGGCGCCGGTTTCCTGACACTGAAAGGCGGTCGGCCGGACATTACGCCGGGCGTCATTTACGGTCTTCTGGCGGCGCTCAGCTATGCATTCTTCATTTTCCTGACAGAAAAGTATGTGAAAACGCTCGACCCTCTTTCCGTCGGCATATGGCAGATGGGTTTCATGGGCCTTTTCTGCGCCGTCTCTGCCGTTTCGGTCGGTACGATTACGGTGCCGGAGGAGGGGAGCACGATCCTGTACCTTCTGGCGCTCGTCTTCCTCTGCTCGTGCTTCGGCTTTACGTTCCAGCCGGTCGCGCAGAAGTACATGTCGGCTGAGGACGCAGGGCTCTTCTGTGCGCTCGATCCTCTTTTTGCGACGCTCTGGAGCATGATATTCCTTGCCGAGGATCCGGGGATGACGGGATTCATCGGAGCCTTCCTTGTGATTGCAGGGATCCTTCTGGCGGAAATGTCGGCGGAATCGGTGAAGAAGGTGCCCGGAAAACTGCTGCTCCTTGCCCGTGGAAAGAACGGATAA